A window of the Besnoitia besnoiti strain Bb-Ger1 chromosome VI, whole genome shotgun sequence genome harbors these coding sequences:
- a CDS encoding hypothetical protein (encoded by transcript BESB_069450), translating to MNPRSVSSGLGRGNPLPSREHLTRAASGHLDNKNVPHAELSSQQHTAYLPGATNSALQHSVDFRETRPLQGTPSRPAFPAFWEQNPCFLLTIEDDVSLRVTLSRNEDKWRGACEQDLVGCAMALYLLKGSNVEAAAIIEHTPFVSGKTGEFLLRISGNNHRFAVQEIIQQQT from the exons ATGAACCCACGCTCGGTGAGCTCAGGACTGGGAAGAGGCAATCCTCTTCCTAGTCGTGAGCACCtgactcgcgcggcctcggggcACCTCGACAACAAGAACGTACCCCATGCAGAGTTGTCCTCTCAGCAGCATACAGCTTACTTGCCTGGAGCGACCAACTCTGCGCTACAGCATAGTGTGGATTTCCGGGAGACGCGCCCCCTACAGGGAACCCCCAGCCGACCAGCGTTTCCCGCTTTCTGGGAGCAAAATCCGTGCTTTCTGCTGACTATCGAGGACGACGTCTCACTGCGAGTCACGCTGAGCCGGAATGAAGACAAGTGGAGAGGTGCCTGTGAACAG GACCTGGTGGGGTGCGCCATGGCCCTCTACTTGCTCAAGGGCAGCAAtgtggaggcggcagccatTATAGAACATACACCTTTTGTC TCAGGAAAAACAGGCGAGTTTTTGCTTCGCATAAGCGGCAACAACCATAGATTCGCTGTCCAGGAGATAATCCAGCAGCAGACCTAG
- a CDS encoding hypothetical protein (encoded by transcript BESB_069460), with the protein MLDFFRCCGVVGFRFHGALGEWKHLLVDTQLPCSGTNSSTPNGEDGSNSCGGGSGGLVKAITASVLSSGVRAAEASVAEECAEAETSTVSGKLLSPRRVPTRHRSTIFTAPVDFGAHFKTTRGRGLAGTIREANQENVPSEGDPSGASRAQGLVEKETSGSRSRGKSTLRGEARERKLSGHGNREAAEAEPGGTESVQDLNLLYSSCEHPDELWLPITEKAYAKFLGSYEALCERSITDILVDLTGGAGEEIRFKDMQKEGPEALWLLLSSCSRAGDIVMVAVAKDRPQSRRAPASVPTGSPSSPTRSPPVTKDNIMLNRPYCILDIVEYEALRLVRLLNPWGQPLWKGEFADYHRIWSKYPGRPYHPADLKDRLNYRFGQESGTFWMKYEDFAQVFSSLQLCYLFDSLAEASTVRANVRTLPNNAQQVQIDPANARNGKATSASDPTCNEYIFKFQHINEWRGKTLVGLPRCWAAAPASRAQAPTGPLSSKSLGDAVSIADAAVSERALAAMTAQTMQDRGWSGVPRGIVQKGAAAPAQMPPSTASAKTAGGPQMLIPPEGDREHISTVGSATKRDASQQRRTRAGRGTDAAEPLRTTLGPAASSRLLSRFTNHSFATQEPLDEPDCSWINAPMYLITLPTPAQAAAAFAASSPNSPPDGSGSFHSPRRSCGTTLREKVVTSRRTSKKSEKTVPEAQLFISLMQAPGEDTAGAPPPLVPISFALFDAPRPPYRLWECDESRCILRAKPPPAKTDTPEAASQAGGHGAEFTPLDTPGKSGNIRREVTAHCRLSTSGYRCSESKTNWALSLGSKAPACDMSDKEAAGGADASGRLFGAAAGNPDAACSQTDGERGLAKDWKPSGRKLLLVCYQNQGRLPKNSERPFLLRIFATVPLLVQLLEPPHEEVFSGAWSAFCAGGRLYLETMTNRLVANSSWALNPQYLFYLDAK; encoded by the exons ATGTTGGATTTTTTTAGATGCTGCGGAGTTGTCGGCTTCCGTTTCCACGGGGCGCTTGGCGAGTGGAAGCATCTGCTGGTCGACACTCAGTTGCCATGTAGTGGCACCAACAGCAGTACGCCcaacggcgaagacggcTCTAACTCTTGTGGCGGAGGATCAGGAGGACTAGTGAAGGCCATCACCGCCAGTGTCCTCAGTTCCGGCGTTCGTGCTGCGGAGGCTTCGGTGGCAGAGGAGTGTGCTGAAGCTGAAACTTCTACCGTCAGTGGGAagctgctgtcgccgcgaCGAGTCCCCACCCGCCATCGGAGTACAATCTTCACAGCCCCCGTTGACTTTGGGGCCCACTTCAAAACGACGAGAGGGAGGGGACTCGCCGGGACGATAAGGGAAGCGAACCAAGAAAATGTGCCATCTGAAGGCGACCCGAGCGGCGCATCGCGAGCGCAAGGACTTGTAGAAAAGGAAACTAGCGGATCTCGTTCAAGGGGCAAAAGCACACTcaggggagaggcgagagaacgCAAGCTCTCAGGGCACGGCAACCgtgaagcagcagaagcagagccAGGCGGCACGGAATCAGTGCAAGACTTGAATCTTTT ATACAGCAGTTGTGAGCATCCAGATGAATTGTGGCTTCCCATCACTGAGAAGGCCTACGCTAAATTCCTAGGATCCTACGAAGCCCTCTGTGAAAG AAGCATCACGGACATACTTGTCGACCTCACTGGTGGCGCAG GGGAAGAAATCCGATTCAAGGATATGCAGAAAGAGGGCCCGGAGGCACTCTGGTTACTGCTTTCGAG ctgcagcagggcgGGCGACATTGTTATGGTTGCTGTGGCGAAGGACAGACCCCAATCACGGCGTGCCCCTGCAAGTGTTCCAACGGGCTCTCCCTCATCCCCCACGCGAAGTCCGCCTGTGACAAAGGATAACATCATGCTCAACAGACCATATTGCATCCTCGATATCGTCGAG TACGAGGCTTTGCGCCTAGTTCGTTTGCTCAATCCCTGGGGGCAGCCTCTCTGGAAGGGGGAATTCGCCGACTATCACAGAATCTGGAGCAAGTACCCTG GGCGCCCCTATCATCCTGCAGATCTGAAGGACCGGTTGAACTATCGATTCGGACAGGAATCGG GCACCTTCTGGATGAAGTACGAAGATTTTGCTCAGGTCTTTTCCAGCCTGCAGCTGTGTTACCTCTTTGATTCGCTCGCGGAAGCCTCCACCGTCCGTGCCAATGTTCGGACTTTGCCGAACAACGCTCAGCAGGTGCAGATTGATCCTGCAAATGCGAGAAATGGAAAAGCAACGTCAGCTTCTGACCCGACGTGCAACGAATACATCTTCAAATTCCAGCACATCAACGAATGGAGAGGCAAAACTCTTGTCGggcttcctcgctgctgggctgccgctccagcctcgcgcgcacaAGCTCCTACGGGCCCCCTCTCTTCGAA AAGCCTGGGGGACGCCGTTTCTATCGCAGACGCTGCCGTTTCCGAGCGCGCCTTGGCTGCCATGACAGCTCAGACAATGCAGGATAGAGGTTGGTCTGGGGTTCCGCGCGGAATCGTCCAGAAAggtgcggcagcgccggcgcaaaTGCCTCCCTCGACAGCGTCAGCCAAAACTGCCGGTGGCCCCCAAATGCTGATTCCCCCAGAAGGCGACAGGGAGCACATTTCAACTGTGGGGTCGGCCACAAAACGGGATGCTTCACAACAGCGCAGGACGAGGGCTGGGCGGGGGACTGATGCCGCTGAGCCGCTGCGTACCACGCTCGGGCCggctgcgtcgtcgaggcTACTCAGCCGCTTCACTAACCATTCGTTCGCGACGCAAGAGCCCCTGGACGAACCGGATTGCTCGTGGATCAACGCACCCATGTACCTTATCACCCTGCCCACGCCGGCGCAagcggcggctgctttcGCCGCCAGCAGTCCAAACTCTCCTCCCGACGGTTCAGGCAGTTTCCATTCGCCAAGACGGTCCTGCGGGACGACACTTCGTGAGAAGGTCGTGACGTCACGACGCACTTCAAAAAAAAGCGAGAAGACAGTGCCTGAGGCACAGCTCTTCATCAGTCTCATGCAAGCGCCGGGCGAGGACACCGCGGGCGCACCTCCGCCCCTCGTTCCTATAAGTTTTGCGCTCTTTGACGCCCCTCGG CCTCCCTACCGGTTGTGGGAATGTGACGAATCCAGATGCATTCTCCGCGCCAAGCCCCCACCAGCTAAAACGGACACGCCTGAGGCCGCTTCACAGGCTGGAGGTCACGGCGCGGAGTTCACCCCATTGGATACGCCGGGGAAGTCCGGGAACATCCGCCGAGAAGTCACTGCGCACTGCAGATTGAGCACCTCAGGGTACCGGTGCAGCGAAAGCAAAACAAACTGGGCGCTGTCCTTAGGATCCAAGGCACCTGCGTGTGATATGAGCGACAAAGaagccgcgggaggcgcggacgcctccggGCGTCTTtttggcgccgcggcaggaaACCCTGACGCAGCCTGCTCACAAACcgacggcgaacgcggcCTCGCCAAGGACTGGAAACCATCCGGAAGGAAACTCCTCCTCGTGTGCTACCAAAATCAGGGACGGCTACCAAAAAATTCAGAGAGGCCGTTCCTCCTGAGAATATTTGCCACCGTTCCG ctgctggttCAGCTTCTCGAGCCGCCTCACGAAGAAGTCTTCAGCGGGGCTTGGAGTGCTTTCTGCGCTG GTGGACGTCTGTACCTTGAGACCATGACGAACCGTTTGGTAGCCAACAGCTCCTGGGCTTTGAATCCGCAGTACCTCTTCTATCTCGATGCCAAGTAG
- a CDS encoding hypothetical protein (encoded by transcript BESB_069470) yields MVTGGIWHPDSLPLYSRGSTTFGPGKTSSSLSGNNRRSSSNASGSHDSTHSRGGQSTGRRKGKRRRRLSRIGRLLVFILLLFTGLWLILLWRWMGVPTATPQPGEVNVLLSHDLKAEDREPAESTPARDADKSDNGKLTQIPRDEQVGDGSPNVQRRISPVNSEARARASSTTGEERPVANTEDSVVTPISSPPPAPREKVVAREGPAEESPRTPAKGARANDEQPSMTRDVHASPQQPLPAKMGQGEGVANPKYDDVSRDKAARPSSKDTPVDNNASAVNERGEERRVESQGAEGGSAKPAAREDARQRGLPREPASEASVGREDRRPPAPPRAEADAGMPRRRSGDALGNLERGSMDALSRSVAEQGKVFVEKVLDSHLKMQKERRVVGESAARQQAGPAPVSGAARQTRKVAGDAVVPTPVQELRGEAQKASAGGAAAEEALRAETGDGRQRLRQPPPPRPAREGGARQDTDQLLAQHEKGQAWMAARGGRVERAMPLRRETPPSELRVPEGSIGDLLRWQMPSSYERGTAERGEVAGAAERLSSKYTFAARARPEGQEMAADVRQQRWSPVFEQDRQPHAAAEIRHAAAEIRHAAAEIRRDSRLREAAGEVHAERWSQAFEADKQARAAAELRRDSAGGGPFSAVHGHGSVGGGARVDGAFSGRGVRVTQENLRASESIAGPLTEGGRPDEARRLNRWAYAQVENTGSAGEARPHAETETMASLSESSDPRARAGFVRSEAQGNVEDREHATAHAFWAAREAEKAGVVRRERLWQEEAQQRAAAAQMYGRGRGRFQAGDEEVVKHAWMRADPVRPVAARARTVSAESAAQQREVSEGFEDPAHRAGYVMSEGEGELRPSVAARKPGYLEKGPRPEDWNALSGAVDSEEGDDDTLEEE; encoded by the exons ATGGTAACGGGGGGCATATGGCATCCCGACTCTCTCCCGCTCTACAGCCGAGGTAGCACCACATTCGGCCCCGGCAAAACGAGCAGCTCCCTCTCGGGAAACAACCGCCGGTCTAGCAGCAATGCCAGTGGCAGCCACGACTCGACCCACTCTCGGGGCGGGCAAAGTACAGGCAGGAGAAAAGGCaaacgacgaaggcgcctgaGTCGAATA gggcgcctcctcgtcttcatccTGCTGCTGTTCACTGGCTTGTGGCTCATTCTGCTGTGGCGGTGGATGGGAGTGCCaaccgcgacgccgcagcctggGGAGGTAAACGTCCTGCTGAGCCATGATCTCAAAGCTGAAGATCGGGAACCGGCTGAATCCActccggcgcgcgacgcagacaaaTCCGACAATGGGAAGCTCACGCAGATTCCACGAGACGAACAGGTCGGCGACGGAAGTCCAAATGTGCAGCGCAGAATATCCCCAGTCAAttctgaggcgcgcgcccgtgCCTCCTCCACTACGGGGGAGGAGCGGCCTGTCGCCAACACTGAGGACAGCGTCGTCACACCGatctcgtcgccgcctccggcacCGCGAGAAAAAGTCGTCGCGCGTGAGGGGCCCGCGGAGGAGTCCCCACGGACCCCAGCGAAGGGAGCTCGCGCCAACGACGAGCAACCGTCCATGACGCGGGACGTCCACGCGAGTCCGCAGCAGCCCCTTCCAGCGAAAATGGGACAGGGGGAAGGGGTTGCGAATCCCAAATACGATGATGTTTCACGCGACAAGGCTGCGCGTCCGTCCTCAAAAGACACCCCTGTGGACAACAACGCGTCTGCGGTCAACGAGAggggcgaagagaggcgggTGGAGTCGCAGGGAGCCGAAGGCGGCTCGGCGAAACCCGCAGCGAGGGAGGACGCTCGACAGAGAGGTCTTCCGCGCGAGCCTGCAAGCGAAGCGAGCGTGGGAAGAGAAGACAGGcggccccccgcgccgccgcgagcagaggcggacgcagGGATGCCGAGGCGTCGCAGCGGGGACGCGCTTGGAAACCTCGAGCGGGGCTCGATGGACGCGCTGTCAAGGAGCGTTGCCGAGCAAGGCAAGGTTTTTGTAGAGAAGGTGCTGGATAGCCATCTGAAAATGCAAAAGGAGCGAAGAGTGGTGGGCGAAAGCGCCGCGCGTCAGCAAGCCGGCCCGGCGCCAGTTTCCGGAGCGGCTagacagacgaggaaggtcgctggcgacgcggtgGTTCCGACTCCGGTCCAGGAGCTCCGCGGGGAGGCGCAAAAGGCTTCGGCTGGCGGGGCGGCTGCCGAAGAAGCCTTGCGCGCAGAAACAGGAGAcgggcgacagcgcctccgtcagcctcctccgccgcgtcccgcgagagagggcggcgcgcgtcaaGACACGGACCAGCTGCTCGCACAACATGAAAAGGGGCAAGCGTGGATGGCGGCTCGGGGCGGCAGGGTGGAGCGAGCCATGCctctgcggagagagacgccgccgtcAGAGCTACGAGTCCCAGAAGGGAGCATCGGCGATTTATTGCGTTGGCAAATGCCGTCGTCGTACGAGCGAGGgacggcagagagaggagaggtggcgggcgcggcagaaAGACTGTCCTCGAAATACACATTTGCAGCCCGCGCAAGACCGGAGGGGCAAGAGATGGCGGCGGACGTCCGTCAGCAACGCTGGTCACCAGTGTTCGAGCAGGATAggcagccgcatgcagcagcggagatccggcatgcagccgcggagatccggcatgcagccgcggagaTCCGGCGAGattcgcggctgcgggaggCAGCTGGGGAAGTCCACGCGGAGCGTTGGTCGCAGGCGTTCGAGGCGGACAaacaggcgcgcgcagcggcagagttGAGGCGCGATTCCGCCGGGGGAGGCCCGTTCTCGGCAGTTCACGGGCACGGGTCAgttggaggcggcgcgcgggtcgATGGCGCGTTTAGTGGCAGAGGTGTACGAGTGACGCAGGAGAATTTGCGAGCATCCGAATCGATCGCAGGCCCGCTTACAGAAGGAGGCCGCCCAGATGAAGCTCGGCGCCTCAACAGATGGGCGTACGCCCAAGTCGAAAATACTGGGTCGGCGGGTGAGGCGCGACCGCACGCAGAGACTGAGACGATGGCCTCGCTGTCGGAGTCCAGCGACCCGAGAGCCCGTGCTGGTTTCGTCCGtagcgaggcgcaggggaaCGTGGAGGACCGCGAACACGCGACTGCCCACGCGTTTTGGGCTGCGAGAGAAGCTGAGAAAGCAGGTGTCGTGCGGAGAGAACGTCTGTGGCAGGAAGAAGCCCAGCagagagctgcagctgctcagATGTACGGTcgagggagaggccgctTCCAGGCGGGCGATGAAGAGGTCGTTAAACACGCATGGATGAGGGCTGACCCGGTAAGGCcagtcgctgcgcgtgcgcgcacCGTCAGCGCGGAATCGGCGGCACAACAAAGAGAAGTTTCTGAAGGCTTTGAAGACCCTGCGCACCGCGCAGGATATGTTATGAGTGAAGGGGAAGGGGAGCTCAGGCCCAGTGTTGCCGCACGGAAGCCAGGTTACTTGGAAAAGGGGCCTCGCCCCGAGGACTGGAACGCGCTAAGTGGCGCCGTGGACTCTGAGGAGGGTGACGACGATACTCTAGAAGAAGAGTAG